A stretch of the Sphingobacterium thalpophilum genome encodes the following:
- a CDS encoding DUF3078 domain-containing protein, whose amino-acid sequence MKLFNFVGIAVLCLSFTSIQAQDLKDLRAKPDTVISVQKEQPLNIKTIRPVIPKLDLEVDYWKHWTKFGINLNQASFNDNWKGGGVGSIAVGLNANHKSDYTRDNFNFVTEVDLRYGKIKNNNNIAKKNNDRIFWDNKLSYKLSTNWALFTSVTFESQFDAGYKYKTVNGKDTIDYIENAFMAPAYLTESFGLEYKPSNEFSLRFGTGTARQTFILDERVKPRSGEGFFQKYGYYRDPNNPAAGTGERFGVKEDRTFANALAFQLTANLDKNFTDKLNVKARYNLFADYEKISDPTHRMDVTVTAKVSRVINVNLNGIMIYDPDVISRVQLSQSLAMGIVYSLPK is encoded by the coding sequence ATGAAGTTATTCAATTTTGTCGGCATCGCTGTGCTTTGCCTTTCTTTTACGAGCATACAGGCACAGGATCTAAAAGATCTTAGAGCAAAACCAGATACCGTAATTTCTGTACAAAAAGAGCAACCCTTAAATATCAAAACGATCCGCCCGGTTATTCCTAAACTGGATCTTGAGGTGGATTACTGGAAACATTGGACCAAATTTGGGATCAATTTGAACCAAGCTTCTTTCAACGACAACTGGAAAGGTGGTGGTGTAGGTTCTATCGCTGTAGGCCTCAATGCTAATCACAAATCTGACTATACCCGCGACAATTTTAACTTTGTGACGGAGGTAGATTTGCGTTATGGTAAGATCAAGAACAACAATAACATTGCAAAAAAGAATAACGACCGTATATTTTGGGATAACAAGTTATCCTATAAGCTTTCCACAAATTGGGCGCTGTTTACATCCGTTACCTTCGAATCACAATTTGATGCTGGTTATAAATACAAGACCGTAAACGGAAAAGATACTATTGATTATATTGAAAATGCATTTATGGCTCCCGCCTATCTGACTGAATCTTTCGGTCTTGAATATAAGCCGAGCAATGAATTTTCATTGCGTTTTGGTACAGGTACCGCGCGGCAGACGTTTATTTTGGATGAACGGGTAAAACCACGTTCTGGAGAGGGATTTTTTCAAAAATATGGTTACTATAGGGATCCGAACAATCCCGCAGCCGGTACCGGCGAAAGATTTGGCGTGAAAGAAGACCGCACATTTGCCAACGCGCTGGCTTTTCAGCTAACCGCCAACTTGGATAAAAACTTTACCGACAAGCTGAATGTCAAGGCTCGTTACAATTTATTTGCCGACTACGAAAAGATTTCGGATCCCACGCATCGTATGGATGTTACCGTCACGGCAAAAGTCAGTCGGGTGATCAATGTTAACCTAAATGGTATCATGATCTATGATCCGGATGTGATTTCAAGGGTACAGTTGAGCCAATCATTGGCTATGGGTATTGTATATAGTTTACCGAAATAA
- a CDS encoding 6-pyruvoyl trahydropterin synthase family protein, with translation MVFITRRERFCAAHKLYREDWSDEQNEQVFGLCSNPNWHGHNYDLFVTVKGNVNPETGFLIDLKVMKEIINRSIIDKVDHRNFNLDVDFMQGVMASTENIAIEIFNILKPLFEQQCVSLHCVRLHETENNYVEYFGD, from the coding sequence ATGGTATTTATAACTCGTCGAGAACGTTTTTGTGCTGCTCACAAGCTGTATCGTGAAGATTGGAGCGATGAACAAAATGAGCAGGTATTTGGCCTGTGTTCCAACCCAAATTGGCATGGGCATAACTATGACCTTTTTGTCACGGTCAAGGGCAACGTAAATCCGGAAACCGGCTTTTTGATTGATTTAAAGGTCATGAAAGAGATCATCAACCGCAGTATCATCGATAAAGTAGATCACCGTAATTTCAATTTGGATGTTGATTTTATGCAGGGGGTCATGGCTTCTACCGAGAACATCGCCATAGAGATATTCAATATCCTCAAACCGCTGTTTGAACAACAGTGCGTATCATTGCATTGTGTCCGTTTACATGAAACCGAAAATAACTACGTCGAATATTTTGGCGACTAA
- the gcvH gene encoding glycine cleavage system protein GcvH, with translation MNFPAELKYTKDHEWIRVEGDEAVVGITDFAQRELGDIVFVDINTVGEEIAANEVFGTIEAVKTVSDLFLPVTATILAVNEAIDASPELVNSDPYGEGWIVRIKLNNAADVDALLSAEQYKEEINA, from the coding sequence ATGAATTTTCCAGCAGAATTGAAATACACCAAAGATCACGAATGGATTCGTGTTGAAGGTGATGAAGCAGTTGTAGGGATTACCGATTTCGCTCAACGTGAATTGGGGGACATCGTTTTTGTTGATATTAACACTGTGGGTGAGGAAATTGCCGCAAACGAAGTCTTTGGTACAATCGAAGCCGTAAAAACAGTTTCTGATTTGTTTTTACCGGTTACAGCAACAATTTTAGCTGTTAATGAGGCAATTGATGCGTCTCCTGAATTGGTTAATTCTGATCCATATGGCGAGGGCTGGATTGTACGAATTAAATTAAACAATGCAGCCGATGTCGATGCATTGCTATCCGCAGAACAATATAAAGAAGAAATAAACGCCTAA
- a CDS encoding DUF2461 domain-containing protein — translation MAYIQKSTFDFLSELKENNSREWFTENRNQYEAALADVRVFLTELIAALSEIDPKINTSIQANKCLFRIYRDTRFSNDKTPYKTWFGAGISVDGRKLQGPEYYIHIGAENSFIACGYWRPEKQHLDAIRQEIDYNGEQLTKIINQVLEDGKITLYKEDLLKRAPAGYGEDNPYIDLIKLKSFVLDQPLTVNALSGKNALQDIVTSYKRMLPFKEFLHEAIAGD, via the coding sequence ATGGCCTACATTCAAAAATCGACCTTTGATTTTCTCAGCGAACTGAAGGAAAATAATTCGCGTGAATGGTTTACTGAAAACCGCAATCAATATGAAGCTGCCTTGGCAGATGTCCGTGTTTTTTTGACAGAGTTAATCGCTGCACTGAGCGAAATCGATCCGAAAATCAACACGTCCATACAAGCCAATAAATGTTTATTCCGCATTTACAGAGATACGCGTTTTTCAAATGATAAAACACCTTATAAAACTTGGTTTGGAGCTGGCATATCTGTCGATGGACGTAAATTACAGGGACCTGAATACTACATTCATATTGGTGCTGAAAACTCATTTATAGCTTGTGGATATTGGCGGCCTGAAAAACAACACCTTGATGCCATTAGACAGGAAATTGACTATAATGGGGAGCAGCTGACAAAAATTATAAATCAAGTTTTAGAAGACGGAAAGATTACACTTTACAAGGAAGATCTGCTAAAACGTGCTCCTGCCGGTTATGGAGAAGATAATCCCTATATTGATCTGATCAAGTTAAAGAGCTTTGTTTTGGATCAGCCTTTAACAGTTAATGCGCTTTCAGGCAAAAACGCTCTGCAAGATATTGTTACTTCTTACAAAAGAATGCTTCCGTTTAAAGAGTTTTTACACGAAGCGATAGCGGGTGATTAG
- the mqnB gene encoding futalosine hydrolase, which translates to MKVLIVAATQFELQPFLEVAINYPECDTLITGVGMVATAYELGRVLHQNNAYDILINVGIGGCFDRSLPIGQVVQVVSDRFIELGAEDDEAFLSIEQLGYGKSTFRSPLYLGKEIALPFLPQRHGITVNKVHGNEETIRRIATLYPESCVESMEGAAVFFAGEKMDLPVIELRGISNYVEKRNRATWNIPQAIMHSNKALIQTLDYLLNQFDKI; encoded by the coding sequence ATGAAAGTACTAATCGTAGCTGCAACACAATTTGAACTACAGCCTTTTCTTGAAGTTGCAATTAATTACCCAGAGTGTGACACCCTCATTACAGGTGTTGGAATGGTGGCCACCGCATATGAATTAGGTAGAGTATTGCATCAAAACAACGCATATGACATACTGATCAACGTCGGCATCGGTGGCTGCTTTGATCGCAGCTTACCCATCGGCCAGGTCGTCCAGGTTGTGTCAGACAGGTTTATTGAATTGGGGGCCGAAGACGATGAGGCCTTTTTATCAATCGAGCAGTTGGGATATGGCAAGTCCACATTTCGGTCTCCGTTATATTTAGGAAAAGAAATAGCCCTACCTTTTTTACCGCAAAGGCATGGCATCACGGTGAATAAGGTGCATGGTAATGAAGAAACGATACGCAGGATCGCTACATTGTATCCGGAGAGTTGCGTCGAGAGTATGGAAGGCGCTGCAGTCTTCTTTGCAGGTGAAAAAATGGACCTCCCTGTTATCGAGCTTCGTGGTATCTCCAATTATGTAGAGAAGAGGAACCGTGCCACGTGGAACATTCCCCAGGCGATAATGCATAGTAATAAGGCACTTATACAAACCTTGGATTACTTGCTGAACCAATTTGATAAAATTTGA
- the folE gene encoding GTP cyclohydrolase I FolE, translated as MSQHSFESEELDGYIKIDKYNTEKVDRIASHYTDILESLGEDPKREGLLKTPERVAKALQFLTHGYDIDAAEVLRGAMFEEDYSQMVVVKDIEVYSLCEHHMLPFFGKAHIAYIPNGHIVGLSKIPRVVDIFARRLQVQERLTNEIRDCIQETLGARGVAVVMECKHMCMAMRGVQKQNSVTTTSAFTGAFQNDVTRSEFLRLITADLA; from the coding sequence ATGAGTCAACACTCATTTGAAAGCGAAGAGCTGGATGGATACATCAAGATCGACAAATACAATACGGAGAAGGTAGATCGCATCGCTTCGCATTATACCGATATATTAGAAAGCCTGGGCGAAGATCCAAAACGCGAAGGTCTGCTCAAAACTCCGGAACGAGTCGCCAAAGCATTGCAGTTTTTGACCCACGGATACGATATTGATGCCGCTGAAGTACTGCGGGGTGCGATGTTTGAAGAAGACTACAGCCAAATGGTTGTGGTAAAGGATATCGAAGTTTATTCCCTATGTGAACACCATATGTTACCTTTCTTCGGTAAAGCTCATATTGCTTATATCCCCAATGGTCACATCGTGGGGCTGAGCAAGATTCCACGTGTCGTCGATATTTTTGCACGTCGCCTTCAAGTTCAGGAGCGTCTAACCAACGAGATCAGGGATTGCATTCAGGAAACTTTGGGAGCTCGTGGTGTCGCTGTGGTAATGGAGTGTAAACATATGTGTATGGCAATGCGCGGGGTCCAAAAGCAAAATTCTGTAACGACAACCTCAGCATTTACAGGAGCCTTCCAGAACGATGTAACCCGCTCTGAATTTTTGAGGCTGATTACTGCTGATCTTGCCTAA
- a CDS encoding pyruvate dehydrogenase complex E1 component subunit beta yields the protein MREIQFREALREAMSEEMRKDDKIFLLGEEVAEYNGAYKVSQGMLDEFGAKRIIDTPIAELGFAGIAVGAAMNGLRPIVEFMTFNFSLVAIDQVINAAAKIYSMSGGQFSIPMVFRGPTGNAGQLAAQHSQNFENWYANTPGLKVVVPSNPYDAKGLLKSAIIDPDPVIFMESEVMYGDKGQVPEEEYYLEIGKANIIQQGTDVTVVSFGKMLPRVVIPAVEELTKEGISVELIDLRSVRPIDYPTIIESVKKTNRLVIVEEAWPLASISTDLGFHVQRNAFDYLDAPVIRVNCADVPLPYAPTLIEAALPNVAKVVKAVKEVSYIKK from the coding sequence ATGAGAGAAATACAATTCAGAGAAGCACTTCGCGAAGCAATGAGCGAAGAAATGCGTAAAGACGACAAAATATTTTTATTGGGTGAAGAAGTTGCAGAGTATAATGGAGCTTACAAAGTAAGTCAAGGTATGCTGGATGAGTTCGGTGCCAAACGGATTATCGATACACCTATTGCCGAACTTGGTTTTGCAGGGATCGCTGTGGGCGCCGCAATGAATGGTCTTAGACCAATTGTTGAATTCATGACTTTCAACTTTTCACTTGTGGCGATAGATCAGGTGATCAACGCCGCTGCCAAAATTTACTCCATGAGCGGTGGACAGTTCTCTATCCCAATGGTGTTTCGCGGTCCGACAGGTAATGCAGGACAGCTTGCGGCACAACACTCTCAGAACTTCGAAAACTGGTACGCTAACACGCCAGGTTTAAAAGTTGTTGTTCCTTCAAATCCTTATGACGCGAAAGGTTTGTTAAAATCGGCTATCATTGACCCAGATCCGGTGATTTTTATGGAGTCCGAGGTGATGTACGGTGATAAAGGTCAAGTCCCGGAAGAAGAATATTACCTAGAAATTGGAAAGGCAAATATTATCCAACAAGGTACTGACGTTACCGTTGTATCTTTTGGCAAAATGCTTCCTCGAGTTGTTATCCCAGCAGTTGAAGAATTGACAAAAGAAGGTATCAGTGTAGAACTGATCGATTTACGTTCGGTACGTCCTATTGATTATCCAACGATTATCGAATCTGTTAAGAAAACAAACCGCTTGGTTATCGTCGAAGAAGCCTGGCCGCTAGCATCTATCTCGACTGACTTAGGTTTCCATGTACAGCGCAATGCATTTGATTATCTGGATGCGCCGGTAATCCGTGTTAACTGTGCAGATGTGCCGCTTCCATATGCTCCGACATTGATTGAAGCAGCTTTACCAAATGTTGCCAAGGTAGTTAAGGCTGTAAAAGAAGTTTCTTACATCAAAAAATAA
- a CDS encoding anhydro-N-acetylmuramic acid kinase → MNPQITKLYEIAKKKERRIIGLMSGTSLDGLDIALCRIENAGKKSKISLEKFITMDYEEDFRSKVREIFAKRIIDQQVFSGLNAYVGIVHARLINQALQAWGISAAEIDCIASHGQTVYHAPQSLTKDLGWPNSTLQIGDGDHIAVDTGIITLSDFRQKHIAAGGEGAPLAAYGDYLLFSHPTENRFLLNIGGISNFTFIPNQYSELKAYATDLGPGNTLMNQFMKAHFGVEMDKDATTAKKGSVHNGLLEQLLSEEFLSLDFPKTTGPELFNLSYLRKAQQKSGTLELSAQNVMATLNRFSAQAIVNAIQKQSAGLDNVAVYISGGGLHNPLLVDHIKGKLGKIAVLSFDALGIDPDAKEALLFALLANETLAGNRSHVANIKDSPAICMGKISLPQ, encoded by the coding sequence ATGAATCCTCAAATTACTAAGCTTTACGAGATCGCGAAAAAAAAAGAACGCCGGATAATTGGCTTGATGTCTGGTACGTCCCTTGATGGACTTGATATTGCCTTGTGCAGAATAGAAAATGCTGGAAAAAAAAGCAAAATAAGCTTAGAAAAGTTCATCACCATGGATTATGAGGAGGATTTCCGTTCGAAAGTACGCGAAATTTTTGCAAAGCGAATAATCGACCAGCAAGTATTCTCAGGGCTAAACGCTTATGTAGGTATTGTGCATGCCAGGCTGATCAACCAAGCTCTCCAAGCTTGGGGTATCTCCGCAGCTGAAATCGACTGCATCGCAAGCCATGGACAAACGGTCTATCACGCCCCACAGTCACTGACAAAAGACCTCGGCTGGCCCAATAGTACACTACAGATAGGGGATGGGGATCATATTGCGGTAGATACAGGGATAATCACCCTTTCCGACTTTAGGCAAAAGCACATTGCCGCTGGGGGAGAAGGCGCTCCATTAGCGGCCTATGGAGATTACTTACTGTTTTCTCATCCGACAGAAAATCGATTTTTGCTCAATATTGGCGGTATTTCCAATTTTACATTCATCCCAAACCAGTACAGCGAGTTAAAAGCGTATGCTACGGATCTGGGGCCAGGCAATACCTTGATGAACCAATTCATGAAAGCTCATTTCGGCGTAGAGATGGATAAAGATGCCACAACCGCTAAAAAAGGCAGTGTTCATAATGGCCTATTAGAACAGCTATTATCCGAGGAATTCCTTTCATTGGATTTCCCAAAAACGACAGGACCTGAACTCTTTAACTTATCCTATCTTAGAAAAGCGCAGCAAAAGTCGGGTACACTTGAGCTATCGGCACAAAATGTAATGGCTACGCTTAACCGCTTTTCGGCACAGGCCATAGTCAATGCCATCCAAAAGCAGTCCGCCGGATTAGATAATGTTGCCGTATATATCAGTGGGGGCGGGCTACATAACCCCTTGCTTGTAGACCATATCAAGGGGAAACTGGGTAAAATAGCAGTATTGAGCTTTGATGCTTTAGGCATTGATCCTGATGCGAAAGAAGCCCTGCTCTTTGCTCTATTGGCTAACGAAACACTCGCTGGCAACAGATCCCATGTCGCCAACATCAAAGATTCTCCTGCAATATGTATGGGCAAAATAAGTTTACCACAATAG
- a CDS encoding O-methyltransferase: MEIVADDLESYLEHTTDEENSLLKRVNRETYLKETMPHMLSGHYQGRVLSLLSKLVAPKRILEIGTFTGYATLCLAEGLRHDGIIHSIDINEELQERVQAYFDASEFADKIRYHIGDAATIIPTLNETFDLVFIDADKKRNLYYFETIINQVPSGGLILIDNVLWKGKVLEAKPDNQTKQIIDLNARLAQDKRVEKVILPIRDGLFALRKK, encoded by the coding sequence ATGGAAATTGTTGCCGACGATTTAGAGTCCTATTTGGAACATACTACAGACGAAGAAAATTCGTTACTGAAAAGGGTAAATCGGGAGACTTATTTGAAGGAAACAATGCCCCATATGTTATCTGGACATTATCAAGGAAGGGTTCTTTCTTTATTGAGTAAATTGGTTGCTCCAAAACGTATTCTGGAGATTGGGACATTTACTGGCTATGCCACATTATGTCTCGCTGAGGGGCTCAGACATGACGGGATCATCCACAGCATAGACATCAACGAGGAGCTGCAGGAACGTGTTCAAGCTTATTTTGATGCATCTGAATTTGCGGATAAAATTCGATATCATATTGGTGATGCTGCAACGATAATACCCACATTGAATGAAACATTTGATCTGGTGTTTATCGACGCTGATAAAAAGAGAAATTTATATTATTTCGAAACGATAATAAATCAAGTTCCGTCTGGGGGACTTATTTTGATTGACAATGTCTTATGGAAAGGTAAGGTATTGGAAGCAAAACCAGACAATCAAACAAAGCAGATCATTGATTTGAATGCACGTTTAGCTCAGGACAAGCGAGTAGAAAAGGTAATATTGCCAATTCGAGACGGACTTTTTGCGTTGCGCAAGAAGTAA
- a CDS encoding phosphatidate cytidylyltransferase, with protein MKTRAITGIFFVVIMVVSTLLGPFVFNAFYTLLSAWCLYEFYGIVTSDERSPNKMLGIVINLTLFVLGSLVAMNLLQARFLWLIVPLISLTYLVSLFQKRVFPFNDIAYTFLGIGYVSLPFFLFAKLGFIQGDFNHYIPLGFLILLWTNDTGAYLAGRSFGKHKLFERISPKKTWEGFFGGFILAIVVAINLHKYFATLPLWQWITVAAVISIIGTLGDLVESMLKRSLHVKDSGNILPGHGGFLDRFDGLLLAAPIVYIFLILIA; from the coding sequence ATGAAAACAAGAGCAATAACGGGAATCTTTTTTGTTGTTATAATGGTGGTGTCCACGTTGTTGGGGCCCTTTGTATTCAACGCATTTTATACATTACTCAGCGCTTGGTGTCTTTATGAGTTTTATGGCATTGTGACATCAGACGAGCGGTCGCCAAATAAAATGCTTGGTATCGTCATTAACCTGACTTTGTTCGTGCTGGGATCACTAGTCGCAATGAATCTGTTACAGGCCAGATTCCTATGGCTGATTGTTCCGTTGATTAGTCTGACCTACTTGGTTTCCCTTTTTCAGAAGCGGGTTTTTCCATTTAATGACATTGCCTATACCTTTTTGGGAATCGGTTACGTTAGCCTACCCTTTTTCCTGTTTGCCAAGCTCGGATTCATCCAAGGAGATTTTAACCATTACATCCCCTTGGGATTTTTGATTTTGCTCTGGACCAATGATACAGGAGCCTATCTTGCAGGAAGAAGTTTTGGTAAGCATAAATTATTTGAACGAATCTCTCCCAAAAAGACCTGGGAAGGTTTTTTCGGTGGATTTATTTTGGCGATTGTTGTGGCTATAAACCTGCATAAATACTTTGCAACCTTACCACTCTGGCAATGGATTACCGTAGCTGCAGTCATTAGTATCATCGGTACATTGGGGGATCTGGTGGAATCGATGTTAAAGCGGAGTCTGCACGTCAAGGATTCGGGCAATATTCTTCCGGGGCATGGCGGTTTTTTGGATCGTTTTGATGGTCTTTTACTGGCAGCGCCTATCGTGTATATATTCTTAATCTTAATTGCTTAA
- a CDS encoding glucosaminidase domain-containing protein, which translates to MNLKQLKSFVLILALAIFGTAKVSAQSPAYVEKYSPIAKEMMEEHGVPASVILAIAMHESGNGRSRIAKNLNNHFGVKGRNNSTVIRSAYKGYRSVLDSYNDFVGIVKRKKTTQSLFEKHPGEKYEAWVKAIARSGYSTSKDWTAKVLKTIRLYHLDMFDNDSRQNRFSSTKK; encoded by the coding sequence ATGAATTTAAAACAATTAAAAAGCTTTGTACTGATACTGGCTTTGGCGATTTTTGGAACAGCAAAAGTTTCAGCTCAAAGTCCGGCATATGTCGAAAAGTACAGTCCAATAGCAAAAGAAATGATGGAGGAACATGGTGTTCCAGCATCGGTTATCTTGGCCATTGCCATGCATGAAAGCGGAAATGGACGCAGCAGGATAGCAAAAAATTTGAACAACCATTTTGGGGTCAAAGGTAGGAATAACAGTACGGTTATTCGATCAGCCTACAAGGGTTATCGTTCAGTATTAGATTCCTATAATGATTTTGTAGGAATAGTAAAAAGAAAGAAGACTACCCAAAGCCTTTTTGAAAAACATCCGGGAGAGAAATATGAAGCTTGGGTCAAGGCAATTGCCCGTTCGGGATACTCTACAAGTAAGGACTGGACAGCCAAAGTACTCAAAACGATCAGATTATATCATCTTGATATGTTTGATAACGATTCCAGGCAAAATAGATTCTCGTCAACAAAAAAATAA
- a CDS encoding N-acetylmuramoyl-L-alanine amidase, with translation MSVGILLSVLLSLASCRSKVQATVSKPLITAFAAGAVLEEKVLSKPDTNQLTPDERKVIMLQMTGSHPYWRQEKAIHYDVRKPNFVIIHHTAQDSVAQTIKTFQIPRTKVSSHYVIGRNGEIIQMLNDYIRSWHAGVAKWGTITDMNSCSIGIELDNNGREPFPDAQINSLITVLDTLKARYLIPNSNFIGHADIAPARKNDPSVFFPWKKLASKGFGIWYDEGQLVAPPENFNPIDALKVIGYDTSNLKAAIVAFKRKFIIRDTTPELTVYDKSVLYNIYQKY, from the coding sequence GTGTCAGTTGGAATTTTACTTTCTGTATTGTTGTCTTTGGCGAGCTGTAGGTCCAAGGTGCAGGCTACCGTATCGAAGCCATTGATCACGGCATTTGCTGCCGGTGCTGTACTGGAAGAAAAGGTGCTGTCGAAGCCGGACACGAATCAGCTGACTCCGGACGAGCGAAAGGTTATCATGCTCCAAATGACAGGTTCCCACCCCTATTGGCGACAGGAGAAAGCAATTCATTATGATGTCCGGAAGCCCAACTTTGTGATTATACACCATACTGCGCAGGACAGCGTTGCGCAGACTATCAAAACATTTCAGATCCCGCGGACAAAGGTCAGTTCACATTATGTGATCGGACGAAACGGTGAAATTATCCAGATGCTTAACGACTACATACGCTCATGGCATGCGGGAGTTGCTAAATGGGGAACTATTACAGATATGAATTCCTGCTCCATTGGCATTGAACTGGACAATAATGGCAGGGAACCTTTTCCCGATGCACAGATCAATTCCTTGATCACGGTTTTGGATACCCTAAAAGCCCGTTATTTGATTCCCAATAGCAACTTTATTGGCCATGCTGATATCGCTCCGGCACGTAAAAATGACCCTAGTGTGTTTTTTCCATGGAAAAAGCTTGCTTCCAAAGGGTTTGGTATCTGGTATGATGAGGGCCAGCTCGTTGCACCCCCTGAGAATTTTAACCCTATTGATGCTCTTAAAGTCATCGGTTACGATACTTCCAATCTCAAAGCCGCCATTGTGGCATTTAAGCGAAAGTTTATTATACGGGATACCACACCCGAACTGACCGTTTACGACAAAAGTGTCTTATACAATATTTACCAGAAGTATTAA
- a CDS encoding glucosaminidase domain-containing protein: MKKFFYGMCVFMVLITSCSSRRGTLSSTKSGSNSKTSSSSAIGRPSMAGNDYIAQYKDIAIAEMNKYGIPASIKLAQALLESGNGNSYLAREANNHFGIKCGGVWKGKSVTRPDDRINDCFRVYDSPQQSFRDHSEFLLRPRYAALFKLDKNDYKGWARGLKAAGYATNPRYPDLLIEMIERYHLDQYDRGETSREKVIREEVVKEEIVQHVQETPPALATTDSIKSPVAMRIHEVKAQETLYSLSKLYNVSVEQIKSLNGLTEDTLSLGQLLVISK, translated from the coding sequence ATGAAGAAGTTTTTTTATGGCATGTGTGTATTCATGGTGTTGATTACATCATGTTCAAGCCGGAGAGGCACGTTATCCTCCACTAAATCCGGTTCAAATTCAAAAACTTCTTCATCTTCTGCAATCGGCCGGCCAAGTATGGCTGGCAATGACTATATTGCCCAATATAAGGATATAGCAATTGCCGAAATGAATAAATATGGAATTCCGGCCAGCATTAAACTTGCCCAGGCTCTACTGGAATCCGGTAACGGCAATAGTTATCTGGCGCGCGAAGCAAATAATCATTTTGGTATAAAATGTGGTGGTGTATGGAAAGGTAAATCGGTAACAAGACCAGATGACCGAATCAATGATTGTTTCCGTGTATACGATAGTCCCCAACAGTCTTTCCGTGACCATTCTGAGTTTCTTCTCCGGCCTCGTTACGCAGCGCTTTTTAAGCTGGACAAAAATGATTATAAAGGTTGGGCCAGAGGCCTTAAAGCTGCCGGATATGCCACCAATCCACGTTATCCGGATCTGTTGATTGAGATGATTGAACGCTATCATCTTGACCAATACGACCGTGGTGAGACCTCGCGTGAAAAGGTAATCCGGGAAGAAGTTGTAAAAGAGGAAATTGTACAACATGTTCAGGAAACACCGCCTGCCCTTGCCACAACGGACTCGATCAAGAGCCCTGTAGCGATGCGTATCCATGAAGTCAAAGCTCAGGAAACGCTCTATTCGCTGAGCAAACTGTACAATGTGTCCGTTGAGCAGATCAAATCCCTCAATGGTCTTACAGAGGATACACTTTCCCTTGGACAGCTATTAGTTATATCTAAATAG
- a CDS encoding DUF6263 family protein, protein MKKRTMTSLIAVFAFIATSVSAQQKYTLKVKPEEGKKIAQQVAMTMDIETQGQQIATDLTMGYDMINTAKKEDTYLFEIKYTGINMKMNSAGLEMAYDSKNPEANEFAKQMHATVGKLLENNVRLSIDQYGKSTDITLPEGVNLPFDKSMFENISTVLPEQPVGIGESWTSKTESDESGMLAESKLTLVEVNDQGYKVNVEGKMFGPDAKQAGSIQGFYILDKQTCLTKITELTSDIDMTEVKIKTVLKCQ, encoded by the coding sequence ATGAAAAAACGCACAATGACAAGTCTTATCGCTGTATTTGCATTTATTGCAACTTCTGTATCAGCGCAGCAGAAATATACGCTCAAGGTAAAACCGGAAGAGGGAAAGAAAATCGCACAACAGGTAGCCATGACAATGGATATCGAAACCCAAGGACAACAGATTGCCACCGACTTGACGATGGGATACGATATGATTAATACTGCAAAAAAAGAGGACACCTACTTATTTGAGATCAAGTACACCGGTATTAACATGAAAATGAACAGTGCAGGACTGGAGATGGCCTACGATTCAAAAAATCCAGAAGCTAATGAATTTGCTAAACAAATGCATGCCACAGTTGGCAAGCTATTGGAGAACAACGTCAGGCTTTCTATCGATCAGTACGGTAAATCGACGGATATCACGTTGCCGGAGGGGGTGAACCTTCCATTTGACAAAAGTATGTTTGAGAATATCAGTACTGTACTTCCCGAACAGCCAGTGGGTATTGGAGAGTCATGGACTTCGAAAACAGAATCAGATGAATCAGGAATGCTGGCCGAAAGTAAACTTACCCTTGTTGAAGTGAATGATCAAGGCTATAAGGTGAATGTAGAAGGTAAAATGTTTGGTCCGGACGCAAAGCAAGCTGGCAGTATCCAAGGCTTCTATATTTTGGACAAGCAAACCTGCCTGACGAAAATAACAGAATTGACGAGTGATATCGATATGACTGAAGTAAAAATCAAAACTGTGCTGAAATGCCAATAG